In Onychostoma macrolepis isolate SWU-2019 chromosome 04, ASM1243209v1, whole genome shotgun sequence, one DNA window encodes the following:
- the LOC131539386 gene encoding gastrula zinc finger protein XlCGF57.1-like: MMVFIKEESEDMKIEEVFRVKHEDTEEQTDLMALKEESQELNETEEKDRKEKPPDFKTEDKSISYSNTEKIFLRNKAQKTQTTNLNSHRIIHTGESSFTCQQCGQIFNRKGCLTVHMKIHIGKNPLICPQCGKRFTQKKTLNAHMRTHTGEKPYECDQCGKSFTQKKTLNIHMRIHIGDRPYTCKQCGKSFTVNGDLKIHMRIHTGERPFICVQCGKSFKEKKSLNVHMRIHTGERPYECDQCGKSFTHKKNLNVHMKFHIGERPYTCKQCGKSFTVNGDLNNHMRIHTGERPFICFQCGKSFKQKKCHNVHMRIHTGEKPYICNQCGNSFRYKENLNNHMRIHSRENSFKCHQCERSFVDKKCLKNHVTIHLGEKPFMCHHCGKSLTNNANLESHLRIHTGEKPFTCKQCGKSFRVKGNLMTHMRIHTGEKPFTCLQCKMRFTYNKDLKHHLKTHSGKKLPFSSE; this comes from the exons ATGATggtgtttattaaagaggagagtgaagacatgaagattgaagaagtattcagagtcaaacatgaagatactgaggaacaaacag ACCTGATGGCGCTGAAAGAGGAGAGTCAAGAACTGAATGAAACagaagagaaagacagaaaggaGAAACCTCCTGATTTCAAAACCGAagacaaatcaattagttactCAAATACTGAAAAGATTTTCTTACGAAATAAAGCTCAAAAAACACAAACTACAAACCTTAATTCCCACAGgataattcacactggagagagctCTTTCACCTGCCAACAATGTGGACAAATTTTCAATCGAAAAGGATGCCTTACAGTCCACATGAAAATTCACATAGGAAAAAATCCATTAAtatgccctcagtgtggaaagagatttacacagaaaaaaaccCTTAATGCCCACATGAGaactcacactggagagaaaccatatgaatgtgatcaatgtggaaagagtttcacacagaAAAAAACCCTTAATATCCACATGAGGATTCACATTGGAGACAGACCTTACACCTGcaaacagtgtggaaagagtttcacagtAAATGGAGATCTTAAAattcacatgagaattcacactggagagagaccGTTCATATGtgttcagtgtggaaagagttttaaagAGAAAAAATCCCTTAATGTTCacatgaggattcacactggagagagaccGTATgaatgtgatcagtgtggaaagagtttcacacacaaaaaaaaccttaatgTCCACATGAAGTTTCACATTGGAGAGAGACCTTACACCTGCAaacagtgtgggaagagtttcacagtAAATGGAGATCTTAATaatcacatgagaattcacactggagagagaccGTTCATATGTTttcaatgtggaaagagttttaaacagaaaaaatgcCATAATgttcacatgagaattcacactggagagaagccttacatcTGTAATCAATGCGGAAACAGTTTCAGATATAAAGAAAACCTTAATAATCACATGAGGATTCACTCAAGAGAGAATAGTTTTAAATGTCATCAGTGCGAAAGGAGTTTCGTAGACAAGAAATGTCTTAAGAACCATGTTACAATTCACTTAGGAGAAAAGCCTTTCATGTGCCATCACTGTGGGAAGAGTCTCACAAACAATGCAAACCTGGAGTCTCActtgagaattcacactggagagaaacctttcacctgcaaacagtgtggaaagagtttcagagTTAAAGGAAACTTAATGACTCacatgaggattcacactggagagaagccattcACATGTCTTCAGTGTAAAATGAGATTCACATATAACAAAGACCTGAAACATCATTTGAAAACTCATTCTGGAAAGAAATTGCCGTTTTCCTCAGAGTGA